In a genomic window of Methanosarcina horonobensis HB-1 = JCM 15518:
- a CDS encoding sulfurtransferase TusA family protein: MAELEIDVRGQTCPVPLVECRKAFKKASPGDLVIVKGTHPASKKEIPMACEAMGLKVLEIKDKEEGKEWEIKIRR; this comes from the coding sequence GTGGCAGAGCTGGAAATAGATGTTAGAGGGCAGACCTGCCCGGTCCCGCTGGTAGAGTGCAGAAAAGCGTTCAAAAAAGCCTCTCCAGGAGACCTTGTGATTGTAAAAGGTACGCATCCGGCATCAAAAAAAGAAATTCCCATGGCATGCGAGGCAATGGGGCTTAAAGTGCTGGAGATCAAAGACAAAGAAGAAGGGAAAGAGTGGGAAATAAAGATCCGGAGGTAA
- a CDS encoding DsrE/DsrF/DrsH-like family protein: MEEKAVIILHSGDMDKVYSALIIANGALAMGMEASIYFTFWGLMRLKKGELEKGPLSKMNMMGAGRKMVKQRMEKAHVAPLEKLMSDFKELGGKIIACEMTMEIMGIDKEEIRTEWVDEWGAVGSYIHEARDATITLFI; the protein is encoded by the coding sequence ATGGAGGAAAAGGCAGTCATTATCCTGCACAGTGGGGACATGGATAAAGTATACAGCGCACTTATAATTGCAAACGGAGCTCTGGCAATGGGTATGGAAGCCTCAATATACTTCACTTTCTGGGGGCTTATGAGGCTTAAAAAAGGAGAGCTCGAAAAAGGACCGCTTTCTAAAATGAACATGATGGGCGCCGGCAGGAAGATGGTCAAACAGAGGATGGAAAAAGCCCATGTTGCACCGCTTGAAAAGCTGATGAGCGATTTTAAAGAGCTTGGAGGAAAAATAATAGCCTGCGAAATGACCATGGAAATAATGGGTATAGACAAAGAAGAAATTCGAACGGAATGGGTAGATGAATGGGGAGCTGTAGGTTCGTATATCCATGAAGCAAGGGATGCAACTATAACTCTTTTTATCTGA
- a CDS encoding cysteine desulfurase family protein — MIYLDNAACTRLDERVLEAMTPYFFDTYAVATSEFGYSMGIDAKEGLENSREGIASRLGAGSEEIIFTSGDTESNNMALKGVAWALKEKKGKHIIVSQIEDFPVLNTAKALQKQGFEATFLDVDGEGFADLEGLRKSITKETVLVSIQHANQEIGTAQDLKAISEICKEKDVLLHTDATHSFTRLPLNVKELPVDLVTVSAHTIHGPRGIGALYIRKGTPITKFMDGGFQESNMRAGIENIPGAVGFATAVELVTEDETRQLEAMRNRVIDRALSEIPDVTLNGSREKRLPQNANLTFHYVEGESVTLHMDMRGFAVSTGSACFSRSLEASHVIRGIGGDHERAHGSVRFTFGRYNQMEDADAAIDAMSEVVARLREISPLARK, encoded by the coding sequence ATGATTTATCTTGACAATGCTGCATGCACACGGCTGGACGAGAGAGTGCTTGAAGCAATGACGCCCTACTTTTTTGATACTTATGCGGTAGCGACATCTGAGTTTGGCTATTCTATGGGCATTGATGCAAAAGAAGGGCTTGAGAACTCAAGGGAAGGTATAGCTTCACGGCTTGGTGCGGGTTCCGAAGAAATAATCTTTACTTCAGGGGATACGGAATCAAACAATATGGCACTTAAAGGAGTTGCCTGGGCTCTTAAAGAAAAGAAAGGAAAGCATATCATCGTCTCACAGATAGAAGATTTTCCTGTATTAAATACGGCAAAAGCCCTTCAGAAACAGGGCTTTGAAGCGACTTTTCTGGACGTTGACGGAGAAGGGTTTGCGGACCTTGAAGGGCTCAGGAAGTCCATTACAAAGGAAACTGTCCTTGTCTCGATCCAGCATGCCAATCAGGAAATAGGAACTGCCCAGGATCTGAAGGCTATTTCTGAAATCTGTAAAGAAAAAGATGTGCTGTTGCATACAGATGCTACCCACAGTTTTACCCGGCTTCCCCTCAATGTGAAAGAACTGCCTGTTGACCTTGTGACAGTATCCGCCCACACAATTCACGGCCCCAGGGGAATAGGTGCGCTCTATATCCGGAAAGGCACTCCCATAACCAAATTCATGGACGGAGGTTTTCAGGAGTCCAACATGAGGGCAGGAATTGAAAATATACCGGGAGCTGTCGGGTTTGCAACGGCTGTAGAGCTCGTTACTGAAGATGAGACCAGACAGCTTGAAGCTATGAGGAACAGGGTAATTGACAGAGCCCTTTCCGAAATTCCGGATGTTACGTTAAACGGGAGCCGGGAGAAACGTCTGCCTCAGAATGCAAACCTGACTTTCCATTATGTGGAAGGGGAATCCGTAACCCTGCATATGGACATGCGAGGGTTTGCAGTGAGCACGGGTTCAGCCTGTTTTAGCCGTTCCCTTGAAGCCAGCCACGTTATACGAGGAATCGGAGGCGATCACGAAAGAGCTCACGGCTCTGTACGCTTCACTTTCGGACGCTATAACCAGATGGAAGATGCGGATGCGGCAATTGATGCCATGAGTGAGGTTGTGGCAAGGCTCAGGGAAATTAGCCCGCTTGCAAGGAAATAA
- a CDS encoding iron-sulfur cluster assembly scaffold protein, producing the protein MKIEKKSEMKFPYSEKVLEHFRNPHNVGKIENPDGKGLEGSPACGDMVAVYIKVEPETKVIEDVKFESYGCASNIATGSVITDLAKGKTLDEAKKITWKQASEELGGLPPIKAHCSVLAVEGLRAAIRDYEEKHGLVTEKEPTTEEVVQQRLKHVMNPLTGLDVIRTNLILKTSVEAGVVRVVVDLPADHQFAPAIKEDIMEKLGSLWDVERVDVVFTA; encoded by the coding sequence ATGAAAATAGAAAAGAAAAGTGAGATGAAGTTTCCTTATAGCGAAAAAGTTCTGGAGCATTTCAGAAACCCGCATAACGTAGGAAAGATAGAGAACCCTGATGGAAAGGGCCTGGAAGGAAGTCCGGCATGCGGGGATATGGTTGCCGTATATATTAAGGTCGAACCTGAGACAAAGGTTATTGAGGATGTAAAATTCGAATCTTACGGCTGCGCGTCAAATATTGCTACCGGGTCTGTGATCACGGACCTTGCAAAGGGAAAAACCCTGGATGAAGCAAAGAAGATAACCTGGAAACAGGCTTCTGAAGAACTGGGTGGGCTTCCTCCGATTAAAGCTCACTGCTCCGTGCTTGCGGTTGAGGGTCTGCGTGCCGCTATCCGGGACTATGAGGAAAAGCACGGGCTTGTGACTGAGAAAGAACCTACAACGGAAGAAGTCGTCCAGCAGAGGCTAAAGCATGTCATGAACCCGTTAACAGGGCTTGATGTTATCCGTACGAACCTTATTCTTAAAACAAGTGTTGAAGCAGGAGTTGTCAGGGTAGTGGTTGACCTGCCTGCTGACCACCAGTTTGCTCCGGCAATAAAAGAGGACATAATGGAAAAACTGGGATCTTTGTGGGATGTGGAAAGAGTAGACGTGGTGTTTACAGCCTGA
- a CDS encoding DUF5602 domain-containing protein, whose protein sequence is MKKIGVLSVLCILVLSTIVVSGYAEEDFRTLFEAQTENQSLSETFTGESKALGDGIAYSWATLDAEGNPSAIGVNFTELSLYGLPEGELTEYILPLPEEASAAAYDHIGIDWNPKGHEPQGIYDRPHFDVHFYMIGQKERDKITATEEDMANLSKDPEPEYVPEGYVSTPGGIPRMGAHWIDPTSPEFNEQPFEETFIYGFYDGEMVFVEPMVTIDFLKTKPELTKQLKLPKCYPTEAYYPTSYSIRYAENTEEYTVSLEGMTLR, encoded by the coding sequence ATGAAGAAAATCGGAGTTTTAAGCGTATTATGTATCCTTGTATTATCAACAATTGTAGTTTCTGGATATGCCGAAGAAGATTTCCGGACACTGTTTGAAGCTCAGACAGAAAATCAATCCTTATCGGAAACATTCACAGGAGAAAGTAAAGCCCTTGGGGATGGAATAGCTTATTCCTGGGCAACCCTTGATGCAGAAGGGAATCCTTCCGCAATAGGGGTGAATTTCACAGAACTTTCCCTCTATGGTCTGCCTGAAGGAGAACTTACGGAATACATCCTTCCCTTACCTGAGGAAGCCTCAGCTGCTGCTTATGACCATATAGGAATTGACTGGAACCCAAAAGGACATGAGCCTCAGGGAATCTATGACCGCCCGCACTTTGATGTCCACTTTTACATGATAGGTCAGAAAGAGAGAGACAAAATTACGGCAACTGAAGAGGATATGGCAAACCTGTCAAAAGATCCTGAACCCGAATATGTTCCGGAAGGATATGTCTCAACTCCCGGAGGAATCCCCAGGATGGGAGCACACTGGATTGACCCGACTTCCCCCGAATTCAACGAGCAGCCTTTCGAAGAGACCTTTATCTACGGCTTTTATGATGGAGAAATGGTATTTGTCGAACCAATGGTTACCATAGATTTTCTTAAAACAAAACCCGAGCTTACAAAACAGCTCAAGTTACCGAAGTGTTATCCGACAGAAGCTTATTACCCTACCAGTTATTCTATAAGATACGCCGAAAATACTGAAGAATATACAGTCTCCCTTGAAGGAATGACTCTCAGGTAA
- a CDS encoding cation diffusion facilitator family transporter, translating to MSRENSISHLHDKKSASEESCEQSHNHDGLFNSYLSPHSLSHKLSHIHSHVHPHKHSHGHSHTHGRVDPSITTTNKGLWAVKWSFIGLMVTAILQIFIVYLSGSVALLADTIHNFGDASTAIPLAIAFSLARRKPSKRFSYGYGRVEDLAGVIIILLILFSAAVAGYESLTRFLDPRPVGHLQAVALAAIIGCIGNEVVAEFRMKVGKEIGSAALIADGYHARIDGFTSLAVLIGAIGVWSGYPILDPLIGMLITIAILKIVLDSSKLVFTRLLDGVEPEVLDKVKDIAESVEGICEVTDIRVRWIGHRLHAEINASVDPSLSVEEGHEIANAVREKLLENFSYLSGTTIHVDPVTASGECCHCVPENLEKRKGKQKRILSVYPS from the coding sequence ATGTCCAGAGAGAATTCTATCAGTCACCTGCATGATAAAAAGAGTGCTTCTGAAGAGTCCTGTGAGCAAAGTCATAATCATGATGGGCTTTTCAACTCCTATCTTTCTCCTCATTCTCTCTCTCATAAGCTCTCCCATATTCATTCGCATGTACATCCGCATAAACATTCCCACGGTCACAGCCATACACACGGGAGGGTCGATCCCTCAATAACCACAACCAATAAAGGGCTCTGGGCTGTTAAATGGTCATTTATAGGACTGATGGTCACAGCCATTCTGCAAATTTTCATTGTTTATCTTTCGGGCAGTGTTGCCCTTCTTGCCGATACTATCCACAACTTCGGAGACGCATCAACAGCAATTCCCCTTGCAATCGCCTTTTCTCTGGCAAGAAGAAAGCCCAGCAAACGCTTTTCGTACGGGTACGGCAGGGTAGAAGACCTTGCAGGGGTAATCATCATTCTTCTTATCCTTTTCAGCGCAGCAGTTGCAGGATACGAGTCCTTAACCCGCTTCTTGGATCCCAGACCTGTAGGGCATTTGCAGGCCGTAGCTCTTGCCGCAATTATAGGCTGCATCGGAAACGAGGTTGTTGCAGAGTTCCGCATGAAAGTCGGAAAGGAAATAGGTAGTGCAGCCCTCATTGCTGACGGATACCATGCGAGGATTGACGGTTTTACCAGCCTTGCAGTCCTCATAGGGGCAATAGGTGTCTGGTCAGGGTATCCGATTCTTGACCCCCTTATTGGAATGTTAATAACAATTGCCATCCTCAAAATAGTACTTGACTCGAGCAAACTCGTGTTTACCCGCCTGCTTGACGGAGTCGAGCCTGAAGTCCTTGATAAGGTAAAAGATATTGCTGAGAGTGTTGAGGGCATTTGCGAAGTTACAGACATCAGAGTACGCTGGATCGGGCACAGACTTCATGCAGAGATTAATGCTTCTGTTGATCCTTCTCTCTCTGTGGAAGAGGGGCATGAAATTGCCAATGCCGTAAGAGAAAAGCTTCTGGAGAATTTCTCCTATCTTTCCGGGACCACCATCCACGTCGATCCCGTTACAGCCTCAGGTGAGTGCTGTCACTGTGTGCCTGAAAATCTGGAGAAAAGAAAGGGAAAACAAAAGCGTATCTTGAGTGTTTACCCGAGTTGA
- a CDS encoding class I SAM-dependent methyltransferase yields the protein MNKEATDGEEIEHGVEKEILNEQQPQWERVFSNNCSRFGDEPSYPARKATALFEKEGKKKILELGGGQGRDTCYFASRGFSVHSLEYTESGSRAIKEKAESMGLLASVTALRHDVRNPLPFEDESFDACYSHMLYCMALTTDELEFLCSEIRRVLKPGGLNVYTVRHTGDAHYGTGVHRGEDMYEIAGGFIVHFFSKEKIEHLAKGYEGFEIEEFEEGELPRKLYMVTMRK from the coding sequence ATGAATAAGGAAGCTACTGATGGCGAAGAAATAGAGCACGGCGTGGAAAAAGAGATCCTTAACGAGCAGCAGCCTCAATGGGAGAGAGTATTTTCGAACAATTGCTCGAGGTTCGGAGACGAACCAAGTTATCCTGCCAGAAAAGCTACAGCCCTTTTCGAAAAAGAAGGAAAAAAGAAAATTCTGGAACTTGGAGGGGGGCAGGGTAGGGATACCTGCTATTTTGCCAGCAGGGGTTTTTCAGTCCATTCGCTTGAGTACACTGAAAGCGGGTCAAGAGCGATAAAAGAAAAAGCCGAAAGTATGGGCCTTTTAGCTTCGGTAACTGCTCTCAGGCACGATGTGAGAAATCCTCTACCGTTTGAAGATGAAAGTTTTGATGCTTGCTATTCTCACATGCTCTACTGTATGGCTCTAACCACCGATGAACTGGAGTTCCTCTGCAGTGAAATCAGAAGAGTGCTCAAACCAGGCGGGTTAAATGTCTATACGGTCAGACACACAGGGGATGCCCATTACGGGACGGGAGTACACAGGGGAGAGGATATGTATGAAATCGCGGGAGGCTTTATAGTGCATTTTTTCAGCAAAGAAAAAATAGAGCACCTTGCAAAAGGATACGAGGGTTTCGAAATCGAAGAGTTTGAGGAAGGAGAGCTCCCGAGGAAACTGTACATGGTAACCATGAGGAAATGA
- a CDS encoding catalase: MDRKRMVNEKSKDEQLETVREDPESEFLTTNQGVRVSDTDISLKAGERGPTLLEDFHFREKLTHFDHERIPERVVHARGSGAHGFFQVYEPMTEYTGAKFLQDPNKKTPIFVRFSTVVGFRGSADTVRDVRGFAVKFYTEDGNYDLVGNNIPIFFIQDAIKFPDVVHAIKPEQDNQIPQASAAHDTFWDFVACHPETAHMIMWVLSDRALPRSYRMMQGFGVNTFRFVNAEGKGRFVKFHWKPLLGIHSLVWDETQKIAGKDPDFNRRDLWEAIEMGDYPEYEFGVQILEEEDEFKFDFDILDPTKVWPEEDVPVKWIGKLTLNRNPDNFFAETEQVAFCPANVVPGIDFSNDPLLQGRLFSYLDTQLIRLGGPNFHEIPINRPLAPIANNQREGYNRTTINKGKTSYFPNSVGENLPRPASAEEDGYVHYMEKVEGKKIRARSEKFKDFYSQAKLFWNSMSKPEKEHIIEAFHFEVGKVKDKKIRQAVVDVFNNVDGDLAIEIAKGVGVPAPAQKGGSPVTKESPNLSQERSEHTVKNTIKTRKIAILAAEGYDHKDLSQVMQALKAGGANVHIISKYQGMLKSSKGEEIEVDKNYRTTASVLYDAVYVPGGKESIETLKMQGDAIHFVNEAFKHCKPVGASGEGVKLLKAANLPGIKLAGQESSDQVVSDKGVVTIKKEGGSSSFNESFTAAIAKHRHWDREKKEQVPA; this comes from the coding sequence ATGGATAGAAAGAGGATGGTTAATGAAAAAAGCAAAGACGAGCAATTAGAAACGGTCAGGGAAGATCCGGAAAGTGAATTTCTGACCACGAATCAGGGTGTCAGGGTAAGTGATACTGATATCTCACTCAAAGCAGGAGAGAGAGGGCCCACCCTTCTTGAGGACTTTCACTTCAGAGAGAAATTAACCCATTTTGACCATGAGAGAATCCCTGAAAGGGTCGTTCACGCCCGTGGATCAGGAGCACATGGTTTCTTTCAGGTCTACGAACCCATGACGGAATATACAGGTGCCAAATTCCTGCAGGATCCAAATAAAAAGACGCCGATTTTCGTGCGGTTTTCTACTGTCGTGGGGTTCAGAGGTTCGGCAGATACAGTCAGGGACGTCCGGGGTTTTGCAGTTAAATTCTATACTGAGGATGGGAATTATGATCTTGTCGGCAACAATATCCCAATCTTCTTCATTCAGGACGCCATTAAGTTTCCGGACGTTGTTCACGCGATTAAACCCGAACAGGACAATCAGATTCCTCAGGCCTCTGCAGCACATGATACATTCTGGGACTTTGTGGCTTGCCATCCGGAAACTGCACATATGATCATGTGGGTTCTTTCGGACCGTGCACTTCCCCGGAGTTACCGGATGATGCAGGGTTTTGGGGTTAATACTTTCCGTTTCGTTAATGCGGAAGGCAAGGGCAGATTTGTAAAGTTCCACTGGAAACCCCTACTCGGAATTCATTCTCTTGTTTGGGATGAAACTCAGAAGATAGCAGGAAAAGATCCTGATTTTAATCGCCGTGACCTCTGGGAAGCAATTGAGATGGGCGACTATCCTGAATATGAGTTCGGAGTGCAGATTCTCGAGGAAGAGGACGAGTTTAAATTTGATTTTGATATTCTTGACCCTACAAAGGTTTGGCCGGAAGAAGATGTGCCTGTTAAATGGATAGGGAAACTGACCCTTAACCGCAATCCTGACAACTTCTTTGCTGAGACCGAGCAGGTTGCATTCTGCCCTGCGAACGTGGTTCCAGGGATAGATTTCTCCAATGACCCTCTTCTTCAGGGACGCCTTTTCTCATACCTCGACACCCAGCTAATCCGTCTTGGGGGGCCTAATTTCCACGAAATCCCAATCAACCGGCCGCTGGCACCGATAGCCAATAATCAGAGGGAAGGATATAACCGAACAACAATAAACAAAGGCAAAACCAGTTATTTCCCTAATTCAGTAGGGGAAAACCTGCCACGTCCAGCTTCTGCAGAGGAAGACGGATACGTCCATTATATGGAAAAAGTGGAAGGCAAAAAAATCCGTGCTCGTAGCGAGAAGTTCAAAGACTTTTACAGCCAGGCAAAATTATTCTGGAACAGCATGTCAAAACCTGAAAAAGAGCATATCATAGAGGCTTTCCATTTTGAAGTAGGAAAAGTCAAAGATAAGAAAATCAGGCAGGCAGTCGTCGATGTATTTAACAATGTCGATGGTGATCTTGCAATAGAAATCGCAAAAGGGGTGGGTGTCCCGGCTCCGGCACAAAAAGGAGGGTCTCCGGTAACTAAAGAGTCACCAAATCTTAGCCAGGAACGCAGTGAACATACGGTTAAGAATACTATCAAAACCAGGAAAATCGCCATCCTTGCTGCGGAGGGATATGATCACAAAGATCTGAGTCAGGTGATGCAGGCTTTAAAGGCTGGTGGAGCAAATGTCCACATCATTTCGAAATACCAGGGTATGCTAAAGAGCTCAAAAGGCGAAGAAATTGAAGTTGACAAAAATTATCGCACTACAGCATCGGTATTATATGATGCCGTATACGTTCCGGGCGGAAAAGAAAGCATAGAGACTCTGAAGATGCAGGGAGATGCAATCCACTTCGTTAATGAAGCATTCAAGCACTGCAAGCCAGTGGGAGCAAGCGGTGAAGGGGTTAAGCTGCTCAAAGCTGCAAACCTCCCCGGTATAAAACTTGCAGGACAGGAATCATCTGACCAGGTCGTGTCCGATAAAGGCGTAGTGACCATCAAAAAAGAGGGAGGCAGCAGCTCCTTCAACGAATCCTTTACTGCCGCAATTGCAAAACACAGGCACTGGGATAGGGAGAAGAAGGAACAGGTTCCGGCCTGA
- a CDS encoding helix-turn-helix transcriptional regulator, whose translation MSQASGTSSSLLDAIFLSEKRKNLLLLLKEEGPKSSDEIKDAFDFPWKSMIPQIKKLIELGMVIQTDGVYSLSEMGTVIATNMQFLLNTLKIYEDNRDFWSEHDLSSIPFHLLTRIGELGQCKVLKPDLSHIFKVQEDIVKCMLASSRIMVFVSAVHPAYHVACLEFIEKKIDVTIIMTESVFENIQAECLPKSDAVFSDISVLKLDLPEYKKEIQLFLDCENSHFFVSEGENKPMMLIVTDKIFALSLLDKHCRVDRHYIVSFEPEALKWGEELFAYYKKNARPIYSL comes from the coding sequence ATGAGCCAAGCTTCTGGTACCAGTTCTTCGTTGCTTGATGCAATTTTCCTTTCTGAAAAAAGAAAGAACCTCCTTCTGCTGTTGAAAGAAGAAGGCCCTAAAAGCAGTGACGAGATCAAAGATGCCTTTGATTTCCCCTGGAAGTCAATGATTCCACAGATCAAAAAGCTTATTGAGCTGGGTATGGTTATCCAGACAGATGGAGTATATTCTCTCTCTGAAATGGGGACAGTAATAGCAACAAATATGCAATTTTTGCTAAACACCCTGAAGATATATGAGGATAACAGAGACTTCTGGTCCGAACATGATTTGAGTTCCATTCCTTTTCATCTTCTTACCAGAATTGGAGAACTCGGTCAGTGTAAGGTCCTCAAACCGGACCTCTCTCACATATTTAAAGTTCAGGAAGACATTGTAAAATGTATGCTTGCTTCTTCACGCATCATGGTATTTGTTTCAGCTGTCCATCCAGCTTACCATGTGGCCTGTCTGGAGTTTATTGAAAAGAAAATTGACGTTACAATTATCATGACCGAATCGGTTTTTGAGAATATTCAGGCCGAGTGCCTCCCGAAATCAGATGCAGTTTTTAGTGATATTTCCGTTCTTAAGCTGGACCTTCCGGAGTATAAAAAAGAAATTCAGCTTTTTTTGGACTGCGAAAACTCACATTTTTTCGTGTCTGAGGGGGAAAATAAGCCCATGATGTTGATAGTTACTGATAAAATCTTTGCGCTTTCCCTGCTTGATAAACATTGCAGGGTTGACCGCCACTATATTGTAAGTTTTGAACCAGAAGCTCTAAAATGGGGAGAAGAGCTTTTTGCATATTACAAAAAGAATGCCAGGCCGATTTATTCTCTCTAA
- a CDS encoding helix-turn-helix transcriptional regulator: MKSKAHIRVETRPSLLDTIFLSEKRKNLLLLLKEEGPKSGEEIKDMFDFPWKSITPQIRKLIDWGLVLEEGELYVLSDMGSVIAEKVQVLLNTLSIYEENLDFWYDHDLSSIPLHLLARVGELGHVNILERDLSNIFLIPEEITKNLVDSKRIMSFVSVFHPSSPFLYFEYLEKGIEATAIVTKPILEILQTECTFDLPFIKTNNSILNRALIEYKQEIKHILNSKASNFLVYEGDLKPMSMIVTDRIFLLSLLDKKGRLTTKFLISFEPAALEWGEELFVYYKERSKPIIESLSTL; encoded by the coding sequence ATGAAATCAAAAGCACATATCCGGGTAGAAACCAGACCATCGCTTCTGGATACTATTTTTCTGTCTGAAAAAAGAAAGAACCTTCTCTTGCTCCTGAAAGAAGAGGGGCCTAAAAGCGGTGAAGAAATTAAGGACATGTTTGATTTTCCCTGGAAATCGATTACCCCACAGATAAGAAAATTAATCGATTGGGGTCTTGTGCTTGAGGAAGGTGAGCTGTACGTTCTCTCCGATATGGGTTCAGTAATTGCCGAGAAGGTTCAGGTTCTTCTGAATACGCTTTCTATATACGAAGAAAACCTTGATTTCTGGTATGATCATGACCTGAGTTCTATTCCTCTCCATCTGCTTGCAAGGGTCGGAGAGCTGGGACACGTTAATATTCTGGAAAGAGACCTTTCAAATATTTTTCTGATTCCGGAAGAGATCACAAAGAATCTGGTGGACTCGAAGCGTATTATGTCTTTTGTTTCGGTATTCCATCCATCTTCTCCTTTTCTTTATTTTGAATATCTGGAAAAGGGCATTGAAGCTACGGCAATTGTTACGAAACCCATTCTTGAAATTCTTCAGACAGAATGTACTTTCGATCTTCCATTTATAAAAACGAACAATTCAATCCTTAATAGAGCCCTTATCGAATACAAGCAGGAAATAAAGCATATTCTGAACAGTAAAGCTTCCAATTTTCTGGTCTACGAAGGTGACTTAAAACCGATGTCAATGATTGTTACTGACAGGATTTTTTTGTTATCTCTTCTGGACAAAAAAGGAAGATTAACAACCAAATTTCTTATCAGCTTCGAGCCTGCGGCTCTAGAATGGGGAGAAGAACTTTTCGTGTATTATAAGGAGAGGTCAAAGCCGATCATCGAATCTCTGTCTACCCTTTGA
- a CDS encoding cupredoxin domain-containing protein: protein MTILFMSTGMAAAKETKLVVKSADTSANMVVIYSTFAPETIEINTGEEVTWFNFKKPKTPMVLVSEDGLWEETTLYYGKAFSYTFEEPGTYVFTLKDNPEIKGTVMVYASELQEKDLETPSKIATAETTRATAEASSASNSGKNNKENVQNEEKMLIYSTMFSPETIEIEKGDTITWINLKRPKGPSVLVSNNGLWEDATLYYGKTFSYTFEEAGTYTFSLEAMPETKSTVIVRKK, encoded by the coding sequence GTGACAATTCTTTTCATGTCAACGGGTATGGCAGCGGCAAAAGAGACAAAACTGGTTGTAAAAAGTGCTGATACCTCTGCTAATATGGTAGTTATTTACAGCACATTTGCACCCGAGACAATCGAGATAAACACCGGAGAGGAGGTAACCTGGTTCAACTTCAAGAAACCGAAAACCCCAATGGTGCTGGTAAGTGAAGACGGGTTGTGGGAAGAAACGACCCTGTACTATGGGAAAGCCTTTTCATATACTTTTGAAGAGCCAGGCACCTATGTATTTACCCTCAAAGATAACCCGGAAATAAAGGGAACTGTAATGGTATATGCCTCAGAGCTACAGGAAAAGGATCTGGAAACTCCCAGCAAAATCGCTACTGCAGAAACGACAAGGGCTACGGCAGAAGCATCTTCAGCTTCGAATTCAGGGAAAAACAATAAAGAAAATGTCCAGAATGAAGAAAAAATGTTAATTTACTCAACGATGTTTTCTCCCGAAACCATAGAGATAGAAAAAGGAGATACGATTACCTGGATAAACCTCAAAAGACCAAAAGGACCCTCAGTGCTTGTAAGTAATAATGGGCTGTGGGAAGATGCAACCCTGTACTACGGAAAAACCTTTTCGTATACGTTTGAAGAAGCAGGTACTTATACATTCAGTCTGGAAGCCATGCCGGAAACAAAATCTACGGTTATAGTACGTAAAAAGTAA